One Glycine max cultivar Williams 82 chromosome 4, Glycine_max_v4.0, whole genome shotgun sequence DNA segment encodes these proteins:
- the LOC100527639 gene encoding uncharacterized protein isoform X1, producing the protein MASSWRRTFGNMRSFVSNSMGGLRGGSNLASWVVAGTLAYFLWIKPSQDLKREQQEKAALAAAESDPYRYVETRKPIPDPQVTGLIYGNKNKDKPTKPED; encoded by the exons ATGGCGAGTAGCTGGAGAAGAACGTTTGGCAACATGAGGTCCTTCGTAAGCAATTCGATGGGTGGTCTCAGGGGcggaagcaaccttgcttcttGGGTCGTCGCCGGAACCCTAGCTTACTTCCTCTGGATCAAACCCTCCCAAGACCTCAAGCGTGAACAGCAGGAGAAGGCCGCTCTTGCCGCCGCCGAGTCTGATCCTTATCGTTACGTTGAGACTCGTAAACCCATTCCCGATCCTCAG GTTACGGGTTTGATATATGGAAACAAGAACAAGGACAAACCAACCAAACCAGAGGATTGA
- the LOC100782606 gene encoding RNA-binding protein 38 — protein MAYQAMQGPSSGSSSSSGFQLLNSPFGDTTYTKVFVGGLAWETQSETMRRYFDQFGEILEAVVITDKNTGRSKGYGFVTFRDPEAARRACADPSPVIDGRRANCNLASLGRPRPPLPYGRIRPASPYVGSLQPARGAYVGGFGYQQPVSYSYQQGLVYPPYGYTSYGPEYIYPQSLYNPYMGQQYLQIYGVPGAVNTTTIYPYGQVGQAITSGHGYSAMQGYTVPGHQIVPYGGSNVNAITTSPMPAIQASYPSGIAAPVPGQPQFIVPAPSPQFMQGSGPDQTAG, from the exons ATGGCATACCAAGCGATGCAGGGTCCGAGTTCGGGATCGAGTTCGAGTTCGGGGTTTCAGTTATTGAATTCTCCGTTCGGAGACACCACCTACACCAAAGTCTTCGTCGGAGGATTGGCCTGGGAGACTCAGAGCGAAACCATGCGCCGCTACTTCGACCAGTTCGGCGAGATTCTCGAGGCCGTCGTCATCACCGATAAGAACACCGGAAGATCCAAGGGCTACGGTTTC GTGACTTTCCGGGATCCCGAGGCCGCAAGGAGAGCGTGTGCTGATCCATCTCCTGTTATTGATGGCAGAAGGGCCAATTGTAATTTGGCTTCACTTGGTCGACCACGGCCCCCTCTGCCTTATG gaCGGATCAGACCTGCCTCCCCTTATGTTGGAAGTTTGCAACCAGCTCGTGGTGCTTATGTTGGGGGTTTTGGCTACCAGCAACCAGTTTCCTACAGCTATCAACAAGGATTGGTTTACCCTCCTTATGG GTATACGTCATACGGACCTGAGTACATCTACCCACAG AGTCTGTACAACCCATATATGGGGCAACAGTACCTTCAGATATATGGAGTGCCTGGGGCAGTGAATACAACAACTATTTATCCTTATGGACAAGTGGGTCAGGCTATTACCAGCGGTCATGGTTATTCGGCTATGCAGGGTTATACAGTACCAGGTCATCAGATTGTGCCCTATGGTGGATCCAATGTTAATGCCATAACAACTTCACCTATGCCTGCCATTCAAGCTTCATATCCTAGTG GAATTGCTGCACCAGTTCCTGGCCAACCACAATTTATTGTTCCTGCTCCTTCTCCTCAGTTTATGCAAGGTAGTGGTCCTGACCAAACAGCTGGGTGA
- the LOC100783679 gene encoding SWI/SNF complex subunit SWI3B isoform X2: MATAATEPLPSTTETPPAPPPPKQPPPPAPQPPAAAAAAAVKPEAPLPDSKTSAEANVIVVPSYSRWFSWDSIDECEARHLPEFFESASKSPRVYKYYRNSIVKYFRYNPTRKITFTDVRKTLVGDVGSIRRVFDFLETWGLINYHPSSSLTKPLKWDDKETKSDSASNSTESSSAPVKENTKRLCSGCKVVCTIACFACDKYDLTLCARCYVRGNYRVGVNSSDFRRVEISEETKTDWSEKEITNLLEAISHYGDDWKRVSQHVPGRTEKECVAHFLKLPFANQFQHYQQHPAVNGTDDGCNLLKMVTNADAESELDTVASAEPSKRMRLTPLADASNPIMAQAAFLSALAGSEVAQAAAQAALTTLSEVYKATKINYRAFPRNTLLQDSFQGSRLHANIQLEKEELDVEKAISEIIEVQMKNIQDKLVHFEDLDLLMEKEGQQMEQMKNMFFLDQLTLLFHKSSAPKTGE, from the exons ATGGCCACCGCCGCCACCGAACCTCTCCCTTCCACCACCGAAACGCCTCCGGCACCGCCTCCACCGAAGCAACCCCCGCCTCCCGCGCCGCAACctccggcggcggcggcggcggcggcagTGAAGCCGGAGGCTCCATTGCCCGATTCGAAAACTTCGGCGGAGGCGAACGTAATCGTGGTGCCGAGCTACTCTCGGTGGTTCTCGTGGGATTCGATTGACGAATGCGAGGCGCGTCACCTCCCTGAGTTCTTCGAATCGGCGTCCAAGAGCCCTAGGGTTTACAAGTACTACAGGAACTCCATCGTGAAGTACTTCAGGTACAATCCCACCCGCAAAATCACCTTCACCGATGTCCGCAAAACCCTCGTCGGAGACGTCGGTTCCATCCGCAGAGTCTTCGATTTCCTCGAAACTTGGGGTCTCATCAATTACCACCCCTCTTCGTCGCTCACCAAACCCTTGAAGTGGGACGACAAAGAGACCAAATCCGATTCTGCATCCAACTCCACCGAATCTTCTTCCGCTCCCGTCAAAGAAAACACTAAGAGACTCTGCAGTGGCTGCAAAGTCGTTTGTACCATTGCTTGTTTTGCCTGTGACAAG TATGATTTGACACTTTGTGCGAGGTGTTATGTTCGTGGCAATTATCGAGTTGGTGTGAACTCTTCGGATTTTAGGCGAGTGGAGATAAGTGAGGAGACAAAGACGGATTGGAGTGAAAAGGAGATCACGAATCTTCTGGAAGCTATTTCGCATTACGGTGATGATTGGAAGAGGGTTTCTCAGCATGTTCCTGGCAGAACTGAGAAGGAGTGTGTTGCTCATTTTCTGAAGCTTCCTTTTGCGAATCAATTCCAGCATTATCAACAACACCCTGCTGTCAATGGCACAGATGACGGTTGTAATCTGTTAAAGATGGTAACTAATGCTGATGCTGAATCTGAATTGGATACTGTTGCCTCTGCTGAACCCAGTAAGAGAATGCGTCTCACGCCTCTTGCAGATGCAAGCAATCCCATTATGGCTCAG GCTGCTTTCCTGTCTGCTTTGGCTGGGTCAGAGGTTGCACAAGCTGCTGCTCAAGCTGCATTGACAACTCTGTCTGAGGTTTACAAagcaactaaaataaattatcggGCGTTTCCAAGGAATACATTGCTGCAAG ATTCATTTCAAGGATCTCGATTGCATGCAAACATACAGCTTGAGAAGGAAGAGTTAGATGTGGAAAAAGCAATTTCTGAGATTATAGAAGTTCAG ATGAAAAATATCCAAGATAAGCTTGTTCATTTTGAAGATTTGGACCTGCTGATGGAAAAAGAAGGCCAGCAGATGGAgcaaatgaaaaatatgtttttccttGATCAGCTTACTCTTTTATTTCATAAATCATCTGCACCAAAAACTGGAGAATGA
- the LOC100783679 gene encoding SWI/SNF complex subunit SWI3B isoform X1, translating into MATAATEPLPSTTETPPAPPPPKQPPPPAPQPPAAAAAAAVKPEAPLPDSKTSAEANVIVVPSYSRWFSWDSIDECEARHLPEFFESASKSPRVYKYYRNSIVKYFRYNPTRKITFTDVRKTLVGDVGSIRRVFDFLETWGLINYHPSSSLTKPLKWDDKETKSDSASNSTESSSAPVKENTKRLCSGCKVVCTIACFACDKYDLTLCARCYVRGNYRVGVNSSDFRRVEISEETKTDWSEKEITNLLEAISHYGDDWKRVSQHVPGRTEKECVAHFLKLPFANQFQHYQQHPAVNGTDDGCNLLKMVTNADAESELDTVASAEPSKRMRLTPLADASNPIMAQAAFLSALAGSEVAQAAAQAALTTLSEVYKATKINYRAFPRNTLLQDAGITSNGGNTSDSFQGSRLHANIQLEKEELDVEKAISEIIEVQMKNIQDKLVHFEDLDLLMEKEGQQMEQMKNMFFLDQLTLLFHKSSAPKTGE; encoded by the exons ATGGCCACCGCCGCCACCGAACCTCTCCCTTCCACCACCGAAACGCCTCCGGCACCGCCTCCACCGAAGCAACCCCCGCCTCCCGCGCCGCAACctccggcggcggcggcggcggcggcagTGAAGCCGGAGGCTCCATTGCCCGATTCGAAAACTTCGGCGGAGGCGAACGTAATCGTGGTGCCGAGCTACTCTCGGTGGTTCTCGTGGGATTCGATTGACGAATGCGAGGCGCGTCACCTCCCTGAGTTCTTCGAATCGGCGTCCAAGAGCCCTAGGGTTTACAAGTACTACAGGAACTCCATCGTGAAGTACTTCAGGTACAATCCCACCCGCAAAATCACCTTCACCGATGTCCGCAAAACCCTCGTCGGAGACGTCGGTTCCATCCGCAGAGTCTTCGATTTCCTCGAAACTTGGGGTCTCATCAATTACCACCCCTCTTCGTCGCTCACCAAACCCTTGAAGTGGGACGACAAAGAGACCAAATCCGATTCTGCATCCAACTCCACCGAATCTTCTTCCGCTCCCGTCAAAGAAAACACTAAGAGACTCTGCAGTGGCTGCAAAGTCGTTTGTACCATTGCTTGTTTTGCCTGTGACAAG TATGATTTGACACTTTGTGCGAGGTGTTATGTTCGTGGCAATTATCGAGTTGGTGTGAACTCTTCGGATTTTAGGCGAGTGGAGATAAGTGAGGAGACAAAGACGGATTGGAGTGAAAAGGAGATCACGAATCTTCTGGAAGCTATTTCGCATTACGGTGATGATTGGAAGAGGGTTTCTCAGCATGTTCCTGGCAGAACTGAGAAGGAGTGTGTTGCTCATTTTCTGAAGCTTCCTTTTGCGAATCAATTCCAGCATTATCAACAACACCCTGCTGTCAATGGCACAGATGACGGTTGTAATCTGTTAAAGATGGTAACTAATGCTGATGCTGAATCTGAATTGGATACTGTTGCCTCTGCTGAACCCAGTAAGAGAATGCGTCTCACGCCTCTTGCAGATGCAAGCAATCCCATTATGGCTCAG GCTGCTTTCCTGTCTGCTTTGGCTGGGTCAGAGGTTGCACAAGCTGCTGCTCAAGCTGCATTGACAACTCTGTCTGAGGTTTACAAagcaactaaaataaattatcggGCGTTTCCAAGGAATACATTGCTGCAAG ATGCTGGTATCACGTCTAACGGTGGTAATACTTCAGATTCATTTCAAGGATCTCGATTGCATGCAAACATACAGCTTGAGAAGGAAGAGTTAGATGTGGAAAAAGCAATTTCTGAGATTATAGAAGTTCAG ATGAAAAATATCCAAGATAAGCTTGTTCATTTTGAAGATTTGGACCTGCTGATGGAAAAAGAAGGCCAGCAGATGGAgcaaatgaaaaatatgtttttccttGATCAGCTTACTCTTTTATTTCATAAATCATCTGCACCAAAAACTGGAGAATGA